In Streptomyces sp. SN-593, a single genomic region encodes these proteins:
- a CDS encoding NAD(P)-dependent oxidoreductase: protein MRIAVLGATGRTGRLLVDQAQERGHDVVALVRAPDRYTPPAPPQGRRVEVRRADATDPGAFPALDDIDVALSAIGIGKGDGPGALVAGARRLAEARVRTVWLGALGAGASKGAGGLLYSVVMRLFVGGELAEKAAADQVVLDAGATVFHAPDLTDGPVDPTRRTVPLADYPRPLLPPRMSRATVAALMLAEAEKPAPTPGIVVPLA from the coding sequence ATGCGTATCGCCGTACTCGGAGCGACCGGGAGGACCGGTCGCCTGCTCGTCGACCAGGCGCAGGAGCGAGGGCACGACGTGGTGGCCCTCGTCCGCGCCCCCGACCGCTACACCCCGCCCGCCCCGCCGCAGGGGCGCCGGGTGGAGGTCCGGCGCGCCGACGCCACCGACCCGGGTGCCTTCCCCGCGCTCGACGACATCGACGTGGCCCTCTCGGCGATCGGCATCGGCAAGGGCGACGGCCCCGGCGCGCTGGTCGCCGGCGCCCGACGGCTCGCCGAGGCCCGGGTCCGCACCGTGTGGCTCGGCGCGCTCGGGGCGGGCGCGTCGAAGGGGGCCGGCGGGCTGCTCTACTCGGTGGTGATGCGGCTGTTCGTCGGCGGAGAGCTGGCCGAGAAGGCGGCGGCCGACCAGGTCGTGCTCGACGCGGGCGCCACCGTGTTCCACGCTCCCGACCTCACCGACGGCCCGGTCGACCCGACCCGCCGGACCGTCCCGCTCGCGGACTACCCCCGTCCGCTGCTCCCGCCGCGGATGTCGCGGGCGACGGTGGCGGCCCTCATGCTCGCCGAGGCGGAGAAGCCGGCCCCCACCCCGGGGATCGTCGTCCCCCTCGCCTGA
- a CDS encoding NUDIX domain-containing protein: MGDIRRSAGLLLFRRTGAGVEVLLGHMGGPFWARKDAGAWTVPKGEYAGDETPWDAARREFREELGLPAPQGEPLPLGEVVQSGGKHVTVWAVEGDLDPADVVPGTFAMEWPRGSGRTAHFPELDRVAWFGLDAARGVVVRAQARFLDRLAERI, translated from the coding sequence ATGGGCGACATCAGGCGCAGCGCGGGCCTGCTCCTCTTCCGCCGTACCGGTGCCGGGGTCGAGGTGCTGCTCGGCCACATGGGCGGGCCGTTCTGGGCCCGCAAGGACGCGGGGGCGTGGACGGTGCCGAAGGGCGAGTACGCGGGCGACGAGACGCCCTGGGACGCGGCGCGGCGGGAGTTCCGCGAGGAGTTGGGGCTGCCCGCGCCGCAGGGGGAGCCGCTGCCGCTGGGCGAGGTGGTGCAGTCCGGCGGGAAGCACGTGACGGTGTGGGCGGTGGAGGGCGACCTCGACCCGGCGGACGTGGTGCCGGGCACCTTCGCCATGGAGTGGCCGCGCGGTTCGGGCCGCACCGCGCACTTCCCGGAGCTGGACCGGGTGGCGTGGTTCGGGCTCGACGCGGCGCGCGGCGTCGTCGTCAGGGCGCAGGCGCGGTTCCTCGACCGGCTCGCGGAACGGATCTGA
- a CDS encoding FUSC family protein, whose protein sequence is MSTAPVPQTTGRPDPADPADERPTRPPGHRALMPHRVGGPRRRWDWVLASDPGLADLQSAWRTLICLVVGLAVGYGMSHALSFPSMLGMMIGALIGQLGATLVADNSIAKLTGGTLLMPVPLVAGLTASTWTQPHRTLGMWIVSAALVVVFACLKFGPVALRNGMLVFVSLLMGALMPLTRAQCGRLFVIAMVVAVACVAARLALAYPMPYEDLLRTQRAFVIEARRVAGAAAEVVAPADPSADRAAALRRMERSLRRLTTRTLTIDAQLAQPEVAADPHVAELLHQHLFDCELALQGLGDAARRIAGTPMPQALRDAVRAGLETARDIPLRRTGTLRPAAERIRAEAAAAFPSAGGSPAQEQPLAERVADLLDELADSLTAWLSLGRASSHDRTRAPFQPSVVLEAGVLPSSGPSARRVLAGYDGPGWRRAVPYVRAPLQAAAAVAITVPLADALNPARFYWGLVGVMITLLGNNTLSERVRKLFHRIIGTVVGAVVGVALVHLIGPGHVYWTLTVIVVACTAGTWGMKRQYAYWAVGLVTALVQMYALTTPTGQLDHLLTQRVEDNGLGIVVATLCASVIFPAPTRRVARESVRAHLSAVADLVKRVGERWQDPEAPVRLRGAGLAVSSALHQAQAVHHPLLRLPIGGRGRAIGNRLGLLSTATGHAKALAAAADIDIDLPPRIREQVGAVVDTMAGSLASLGGIVVGAGDGGAWVRVDPLLRDLRAELHLATGPRADAMRRSFRELASLDEALAGLAAVYGAAVAAAPRTAGAPVRRPLAAD, encoded by the coding sequence TTGAGCACCGCTCCCGTCCCGCAGACCACCGGTCGGCCCGACCCGGCGGACCCCGCGGACGAGCGGCCGACCCGCCCCCCGGGCCACCGCGCGCTGATGCCGCACCGCGTCGGCGGCCCGCGCCGCCGCTGGGACTGGGTCCTCGCCTCCGATCCGGGGCTGGCCGACCTGCAAAGCGCCTGGCGCACCCTGATCTGCCTGGTGGTCGGGCTCGCGGTCGGCTACGGGATGTCCCACGCGCTGTCCTTCCCGTCGATGCTGGGCATGATGATCGGCGCCCTCATCGGCCAGTTGGGCGCCACGCTCGTCGCCGACAACAGCATCGCCAAGCTCACCGGCGGCACCCTGCTGATGCCCGTCCCGCTCGTCGCGGGCCTGACCGCCAGCACCTGGACGCAGCCGCACCGGACCCTGGGCATGTGGATCGTCTCCGCCGCCCTCGTCGTGGTCTTCGCCTGCCTGAAGTTCGGCCCCGTCGCGCTCCGCAACGGCATGCTGGTGTTCGTCAGCCTGCTGATGGGCGCCCTCATGCCGCTCACCCGCGCCCAGTGCGGCCGGCTCTTCGTGATCGCGATGGTCGTCGCCGTGGCCTGCGTGGCCGCCCGGCTCGCACTGGCCTACCCGATGCCGTACGAGGACCTGCTGCGCACGCAGCGCGCGTTCGTCATCGAGGCCCGCCGGGTGGCCGGCGCGGCCGCCGAGGTCGTCGCGCCCGCCGACCCCTCGGCCGACCGGGCGGCGGCACTGCGGCGGATGGAGCGCTCGCTCAGGCGCCTGACCACCCGCACCCTGACGATCGACGCGCAGCTCGCGCAGCCCGAGGTGGCGGCCGACCCGCACGTGGCCGAACTCCTCCACCAGCACCTGTTCGACTGCGAGTTGGCCCTCCAGGGCCTCGGCGACGCGGCCCGCCGGATCGCGGGGACCCCCATGCCGCAGGCGCTGCGCGACGCGGTCCGCGCCGGCCTGGAGACGGCACGCGACATCCCCCTGAGGCGGACCGGCACCCTGCGCCCGGCCGCCGAGCGGATACGCGCCGAGGCCGCGGCGGCCTTCCCGTCCGCGGGCGGCTCCCCCGCGCAGGAACAGCCGCTGGCCGAGCGGGTCGCCGACCTGCTCGACGAGCTCGCCGACTCCCTCACCGCCTGGCTGAGCCTGGGCCGCGCGTCCTCGCACGACCGCACCAGGGCGCCGTTCCAGCCGAGCGTGGTCCTGGAGGCCGGGGTCCTGCCCAGCAGCGGGCCCAGCGCCCGCCGCGTGCTGGCCGGCTACGACGGCCCCGGCTGGCGGCGCGCGGTCCCCTACGTGCGGGCGCCCCTTCAGGCGGCGGCCGCGGTGGCGATCACCGTGCCGCTGGCGGACGCCCTCAACCCCGCGCGCTTCTACTGGGGGCTGGTCGGCGTCATGATCACCCTGCTCGGCAACAACACCCTGTCCGAGCGGGTGCGCAAGCTCTTCCACCGCATCATCGGCACCGTCGTGGGCGCCGTCGTCGGTGTCGCACTGGTCCACCTCATCGGCCCGGGCCACGTCTACTGGACCCTCACCGTCATCGTGGTCGCCTGCACCGCCGGCACCTGGGGCATGAAGCGCCAGTACGCGTACTGGGCCGTCGGCCTGGTCACGGCGCTGGTGCAGATGTACGCGCTGACCACGCCCACCGGGCAGCTCGACCACCTGCTCACCCAGCGCGTCGAGGACAACGGCCTCGGCATCGTGGTCGCCACCCTGTGCGCCTCCGTCATCTTCCCCGCCCCGACCCGCAGGGTCGCCCGCGAGTCCGTGCGCGCCCACCTGTCGGCCGTGGCGGACCTGGTGAAGCGGGTGGGCGAGCGGTGGCAGGACCCCGAGGCCCCGGTGCGGCTGCGGGGCGCGGGCCTCGCCGTCAGCAGCGCGCTGCACCAGGCGCAGGCGGTGCACCACCCCCTGCTGCGCCTGCCGATCGGCGGGCGCGGCCGGGCGATCGGCAACCGGCTGGGACTCCTTTCGACCGCCACCGGCCACGCGAAGGCGCTGGCGGCCGCCGCCGACATCGACATCGACCTCCCGCCCCGGATCCGGGAGCAGGTGGGCGCGGTGGTGGACACCATGGCCGGCTCGCTGGCGTCGCTCGGCGGGATCGTCGTCGGGGCGGGTGACGGCGGTGCGTGGGTCCGCGTCGACCCGCTGCTGCGCGACCTGCGCGCCGAACTGCACCTGGCCACCGGGCCCCGCGCGGACGCCATGCGCCGGTCGTTCCGCGAGCTGGCTTCGCTCGACGAGGCGCTGGCCGGCCTCGCGGCGGTGTACGGGGCGGCCGTGGCCGCGGCGCCGCGGACGGCCGGCGCGCCGGTGCGCCGGCCCCTGGCGGCCGACTGA
- a CDS encoding esterase-like activity of phytase family protein: MTSRPFSRRRARAVVAVAATAAVMGAGTLTAQAHGWLSAPSHDFSLKADSYSGHGEVTGNVLGNDSGATAVVRHTDPAHGTATVGADGSFTYTPKAGFKGTDTFTYTASDAVRLFQDTQANGKPLAPLATVAGPNGTTTEISGEGYGSSLAPVPGKSGYFYGLTDRGPNADAPDGNKSEMLLGFTPQIGEFKLVGGKAELVRKVTLKGPKSLGGVAYSGRPPHDTTETIDDVAATNAAGGTPQPVAHDPYGYDSEGLVALPDGTFWVSDEYGPYLTHFDVNGYELGRLTPYRNSQDNASHKILGYLPAELADRLTNKGMEGLTVTPDGSTLVGVMQSALQQPDLGTTKASKVAATRIVTVDLHTYKTKQYLYLLDDPDDTGDANSEITALSDTKFLVDERDGDFEPFAQKKLYEVDLDGATDVSGLTIGGKSPEAFVGTDGTNDALAALTAAGVHVAQKQQYLNVGTLVSQLDPTGGFFPHDKVEGVATTDAGRTLYLSNDDDFGIDTISVDADGTWTVHQKVMPSTGRTDNGEILKVDTTKLPAVLKTVTVTVTVH, translated from the coding sequence ATGACTTCGAGACCCTTCTCCCGCAGGCGTGCCCGGGCCGTGGTGGCCGTCGCCGCCACCGCCGCCGTGATGGGCGCGGGCACCCTGACCGCCCAGGCGCACGGCTGGCTCTCGGCCCCGTCGCACGACTTCTCCCTGAAGGCCGACTCCTACTCCGGCCACGGCGAGGTGACCGGCAACGTGCTGGGGAACGACTCCGGCGCGACCGCGGTCGTCCGCCACACCGACCCGGCGCACGGCACCGCGACGGTCGGCGCGGACGGCTCGTTCACGTACACCCCGAAGGCCGGCTTCAAGGGCACGGACACCTTCACGTACACGGCGAGCGACGCGGTGCGGCTGTTCCAGGACACGCAGGCGAACGGCAAGCCGCTGGCGCCGCTGGCGACGGTGGCCGGGCCGAACGGCACCACCACCGAGATCTCCGGCGAGGGCTACGGCTCCTCGCTCGCGCCGGTGCCCGGGAAGTCCGGCTACTTCTACGGGCTCACCGACCGCGGGCCGAACGCGGACGCCCCCGACGGCAACAAGTCTGAGATGCTGCTCGGCTTCACGCCGCAGATCGGCGAGTTCAAGCTGGTGGGCGGCAAGGCCGAACTGGTCCGGAAGGTCACGCTGAAGGGCCCGAAGAGCCTCGGCGGCGTCGCCTACAGCGGCCGCCCGCCGCACGACACGACCGAGACCATCGACGACGTCGCCGCGACGAACGCCGCCGGGGGCACCCCGCAGCCGGTCGCCCACGACCCCTACGGCTACGACTCCGAGGGCCTGGTCGCCCTTCCCGACGGCACCTTCTGGGTCTCCGACGAGTACGGGCCCTACCTCACGCACTTCGACGTGAACGGCTACGAGCTGGGCCGGCTGACCCCGTACCGGAACAGCCAGGACAACGCCTCCCACAAGATCCTCGGCTACCTGCCGGCCGAACTGGCCGACCGGCTGACGAACAAGGGCATGGAGGGGCTGACGGTCACGCCGGACGGCTCCACGCTGGTGGGCGTCATGCAGTCCGCGCTCCAGCAGCCGGACCTCGGCACCACCAAGGCGAGCAAGGTCGCGGCGACCCGGATCGTCACCGTCGACCTGCACACGTACAAGACCAAGCAGTACCTCTACCTGTTGGACGACCCGGACGACACCGGCGACGCCAACAGCGAGATCACGGCCCTGTCGGACACGAAGTTCCTCGTGGACGAGCGGGACGGGGACTTCGAGCCCTTCGCGCAGAAGAAGCTCTACGAGGTGGACCTCGACGGCGCGACCGACGTCAGCGGTCTGACGATCGGCGGCAAGTCGCCGGAGGCGTTCGTCGGCACGGACGGCACGAACGACGCGCTGGCCGCGCTGACCGCCGCGGGCGTGCACGTCGCGCAGAAGCAGCAGTACCTGAACGTCGGCACCCTGGTCAGCCAACTCGACCCGACCGGCGGGTTCTTCCCGCACGACAAGGTCGAGGGCGTCGCCACCACGGACGCCGGAAGGACGCTGTACCTGTCCAACGACGACGACTTCGGCATCGACACCATCTCCGTCGACGCGGACGGCACGTGGACCGTGCACCAGAAGGTGATGCCGTCCACGGGCAGGACCGACAACGGGGAGATCCTGAAGGTCGACACGACCAAGCTGCCGGCGGTGCTCAAGACGGTCACCGTGACCGTGACCGTGCACTGA
- a CDS encoding sensor histidine kinase, producing MGGRESPAWASGQDERLLPLVTVVPYAILGALVVATLVVERDAGGALLIDLGLCAAAGAWMLGMFTLRPERRGRPAAMGVFFAGLVVLIGVQVLREPWFGLFTPAGYFYAFGILPWPWRLPGIAVVALESGTAQVASIPKDTAIGVTVTAVVLAVNVICMCGMAWWEWDADRKNKERITALEQAREANRRLQATLAENAGLHRQLVVQAREAGVLDERQRMAREIHDTLAQGLIGIVTQLQAAELAGDVPDRWKAHFAAANRLARESLAEARRSVDALRPQPLETAGLGEALAGVAERWSALQGVTAHVATTGTARPLESEAELALLRAAQEALANVARHARATTVTLTLGYLERDVLLEVRDDGRGFDPAAPRKRESGAVAGSGVGVEPESGAAEESGMDAETGGGFGLKAMRERIEGLAGTLRVESARGAGTTVRARVPYEPAGGGAGGAGGADEPAGVAADEPAGAGA from the coding sequence GTGGGCGGACGGGAATCGCCCGCCTGGGCGAGCGGGCAGGACGAGCGGTTGCTCCCGCTGGTGACGGTGGTGCCGTACGCGATCCTCGGCGCCCTGGTCGTGGCGACCCTCGTGGTCGAGCGCGACGCGGGCGGCGCGCTGCTGATCGACCTCGGGCTGTGCGCGGCGGCCGGCGCCTGGATGCTGGGGATGTTCACCCTGCGCCCGGAACGGCGGGGCCGGCCCGCGGCGATGGGGGTGTTCTTCGCCGGCCTGGTGGTGCTCATCGGCGTACAGGTGCTGCGGGAGCCCTGGTTCGGCCTGTTCACCCCGGCCGGGTACTTCTACGCGTTCGGCATCCTGCCGTGGCCGTGGCGGCTGCCCGGGATCGCCGTGGTCGCGCTGGAGTCGGGGACCGCCCAGGTGGCCTCGATCCCCAAGGACACCGCGATCGGCGTGACCGTCACGGCCGTGGTGCTGGCGGTCAACGTGATCTGCATGTGCGGGATGGCGTGGTGGGAGTGGGACGCCGACCGGAAGAACAAGGAGCGGATCACCGCGCTGGAGCAGGCGCGCGAGGCCAACCGCCGGCTTCAGGCCACACTCGCGGAGAACGCCGGGCTGCACCGCCAACTGGTGGTGCAGGCCCGCGAGGCGGGCGTGCTGGACGAACGGCAGCGGATGGCGCGGGAGATCCACGACACGCTGGCGCAGGGCCTGATCGGCATCGTCACGCAGTTGCAGGCCGCGGAACTCGCGGGGGACGTCCCGGACCGGTGGAAGGCGCACTTCGCCGCAGCGAACCGGCTGGCCCGCGAGAGCCTGGCGGAGGCGCGCCGGTCGGTCGACGCGCTGCGGCCGCAGCCGCTGGAGACCGCGGGGCTGGGGGAGGCGCTGGCCGGGGTCGCGGAGCGCTGGTCGGCGCTCCAGGGCGTCACCGCGCACGTCGCCACCACCGGGACGGCCCGACCGCTGGAGTCGGAGGCCGAGTTGGCGCTGCTGCGGGCGGCGCAGGAGGCGCTGGCCAACGTGGCCCGGCACGCCCGGGCCACCACGGTGACGCTGACGCTCGGGTACCTGGAGCGGGACGTCCTGCTGGAAGTGCGGGACGACGGCCGCGGTTTCGACCCGGCGGCACCTCGGAAACGGGAGTCGGGCGCGGTGGCGGGCTCGGGGGTGGGCGTGGAACCGGAGTCGGGCGCGGCGGAGGAGTCCGGCATGGACGCGGAGACGGGTGGCGGGTTCGGCTTGAAGGCCATGCGGGAGCGGATCGAGGGGCTGGCGGGGACGCTGCGGGTGGAGTCCGCACGGGGAGCGGGCACCACGGTCCGCGCGCGCGTGCCGTACGAGCCGGCGGGCGGCGGGGCCGGCGGGGCCGGCGGGGCCGACGAGCCTGCGGGCGTCGCGGCGGACGAGCCGGCGGGGGCAGGCGCGTGA
- a CDS encoding response regulator translates to MSAADGTPITLLIADDHPVVRDGLSGMFAADPDFEVVGQAADGAEAVRMAGLLAPDVVLMDLRMPGMDGVTAIAELARSGSSARVLVLTTYDSDTYVLPAIEAGATGYLLKDAPRDELLRAVRAAANREAVLSPSVAARLMNRVRTPGPGLLSPRETEVLKWVAAGATNREVAARLLISEATVKTHLLNVYGKLGVGDRAAAVAEAFNRGLLTPRKPQHP, encoded by the coding sequence GTGAGCGCCGCGGACGGGACGCCGATCACGCTGCTCATCGCCGACGACCACCCCGTCGTCCGGGACGGCCTGAGCGGCATGTTCGCGGCCGACCCCGACTTCGAGGTGGTGGGCCAGGCGGCGGACGGCGCCGAGGCCGTCCGGATGGCCGGACTCCTCGCCCCGGACGTGGTGCTGATGGACCTGCGCATGCCCGGGATGGACGGCGTGACCGCCATAGCCGAACTCGCCAGGAGCGGCAGCTCCGCCCGGGTCCTGGTCCTGACCACCTACGACTCCGACACGTACGTCCTGCCGGCGATCGAGGCCGGCGCGACCGGCTACCTCCTCAAGGACGCGCCGCGCGACGAGTTGCTCCGGGCGGTGCGCGCCGCCGCCAACCGCGAGGCCGTGCTCTCCCCGTCGGTCGCGGCCCGGCTGATGAACCGCGTCCGCACCCCGGGGCCGGGCCTGCTCAGCCCGCGCGAGACCGAGGTGCTCAAGTGGGTCGCGGCCGGCGCCACCAACCGCGAGGTGGCCGCCCGCCTGCTGATCAGCGAGGCGACGGTGAAGACCCACCTGCTGAACGTCTACGGCAAGCTCGGCGTCGGCGACCGCGCGGCGGCGGTGGCCGAGGCGTTCAACCGCGGCCTGCTCACGCCCCGCAAACCCCAGCACCCCTGA
- a CDS encoding MarR family winged helix-turn-helix transcriptional regulator, whose product MNLDRTRAASGDEQMSQALHGLLAGVGRLSRTLFEIGGFELPRSSVGVLAALEDEPLRVTDLPPLVGLTQPRVTTVLHDLHERGLVEKHRSTDDRRVVRVQLTAAGRDLLRDSRERTAAVLLDGLRSHVDDPGEAVAAARKAVVTLLDALESEAR is encoded by the coding sequence ATGAATCTGGATCGCACCCGCGCCGCCTCGGGGGACGAGCAGATGTCCCAGGCCCTGCACGGGCTGCTGGCGGGCGTCGGGCGGCTGTCCCGCACCCTCTTCGAGATCGGCGGCTTCGAGCTGCCCCGCAGCTCCGTGGGGGTGCTCGCCGCCCTGGAGGACGAGCCCCTGCGCGTCACCGACCTGCCGCCGCTGGTGGGGCTCACCCAGCCGCGGGTGACCACGGTGCTGCACGACCTGCACGAGCGGGGTCTCGTGGAGAAGCACCGCAGCACCGACGACCGGCGGGTCGTCCGGGTCCAGCTCACCGCGGCCGGCCGGGACCTGCTGCGCGACAGCCGGGAGCGGACGGCGGCCGTGCTGCTGGACGGACTCCGCTCGCACGTGGACGACCCCGGGGAGGCCGTGGCCGCGGCCCGGAAGGCGGTCGTCACCCTTCTCGACGCACTGGAATCGGAGGCCCGTTGA
- a CDS encoding glycoside hydrolase family 43 protein, which produces MKLLRSLHGTLAFTLCGALATVLSLLCPASARAAQTTIHNADPSVIRVGGTYISAESSGGGIAVREASSPDALGAATSHKVWSDTAGRGEVWAPEIVVDGGRYYIYFTSGTGAAHRMYVISSATADSGYGAETKLALPDDKWAIDGNMFTFNGQRWFVWSGWAGDTNVEQNLYIARMSSPTTPTGARYIISQPRESWERVVGNPYINEAPAAIKDPNGQLHIVYSANGSWSDQYCMADLRLRAGGDPTYVWDWYKSNGCLFGSNAATMMSGWDPTLYVNGPGSHSFVLLDGDIATSPPAGPRFPLMFTAVPKGTTYSWANRYWFSGTFCWWGNTTYTRANVPGATSNTGFSLKFFE; this is translated from the coding sequence ATGAAGCTGCTGCGAAGTCTCCACGGCACGCTGGCGTTCACCCTCTGCGGTGCGCTCGCCACGGTGCTGTCGCTGTTGTGCCCCGCGTCCGCGCGCGCGGCCCAGACCACCATCCACAACGCCGACCCGAGCGTGATCCGGGTCGGCGGCACGTACATCTCCGCGGAGTCGTCCGGCGGCGGCATCGCCGTGCGGGAGGCGTCCTCACCGGACGCCCTCGGCGCGGCGACCTCGCACAAGGTCTGGTCCGACACCGCGGGCCGCGGCGAGGTCTGGGCCCCGGAGATCGTGGTGGACGGCGGCCGCTACTACATCTACTTCACGTCCGGCACGGGCGCGGCCCACCGGATGTACGTGATCAGCTCCGCCACCGCGGACAGCGGGTACGGCGCGGAGACGAAACTGGCCCTGCCCGACGACAAGTGGGCCATCGACGGCAACATGTTCACCTTCAACGGGCAGCGCTGGTTCGTCTGGTCCGGCTGGGCCGGCGACACCAACGTCGAGCAGAACCTCTACATCGCCCGGATGAGCAGCCCGACCACGCCGACCGGCGCGCGCTACATCATCTCGCAGCCGCGCGAGAGCTGGGAGCGGGTGGTCGGCAACCCCTACATCAACGAGGCACCCGCGGCCATCAAGGACCCCAACGGCCAACTGCACATCGTCTACTCCGCCAACGGTAGCTGGAGCGACCAGTACTGCATGGCCGACCTGCGGCTGCGGGCCGGCGGCGACCCGACCTACGTGTGGGACTGGTACAAGTCGAACGGCTGCCTCTTCGGTTCCAACGCGGCCACGATGATGTCCGGTTGGGACCCGACGCTCTACGTCAACGGGCCGGGCAGCCACAGTTTCGTGCTGCTGGACGGGGACATTGCCACCAGCCCGCCGGCCGGCCCGAGGTTCCCGCTGATGTTCACCGCGGTCCCGAAGGGCACCACCTACTCCTGGGCCAACCGCTACTGGTTCAGCGGCACGTTCTGCTGGTGGGGCAACACCACCTACACCCGGGCCAACGTGCCCGGGGCGACCAGCAACACCGGATTCAGCCTGAAGTTCTTCGAGTAG
- a CDS encoding TetR/AcrR family transcriptional regulator, with protein MPRTGERGGPQTRARIAEAAARLFLERGYDKVTVAEVARAAGVSSVTVFNHFPRKEDLFLDRADDAAELLRSAVRDRDPGVDVRASLREAVGRLVDDRHPLSGLNDRSIPFFRTVAASPALVARAREIAADLQRTLEDELDRDPSYEGDATLLAAFFVAGYGAVLTGAARRLTAGDPPDDVAADHRDGLARLFDALDRGLGPRS; from the coding sequence ATGCCCAGGACCGGAGAGCGCGGCGGGCCGCAGACCCGCGCGAGGATCGCGGAGGCCGCGGCCCGGCTGTTCCTCGAGCGCGGCTACGACAAGGTGACGGTCGCCGAGGTCGCCCGGGCGGCCGGGGTGTCGAGCGTGACCGTCTTCAACCACTTCCCGCGCAAGGAGGACCTCTTCCTCGACCGCGCGGACGACGCCGCGGAACTCCTGCGGTCGGCGGTGCGCGACCGCGATCCGGGCGTCGACGTGCGCGCCTCCCTGCGCGAGGCGGTCGGGCGCCTGGTGGACGACCGCCACCCGCTCTCCGGTCTCAACGACCGGTCGATCCCCTTCTTCCGCACGGTCGCCGCCTCGCCCGCGCTGGTCGCCCGCGCGCGGGAGATCGCCGCCGACCTCCAGCGGACCCTTGAGGACGAACTCGACCGCGACCCCTCCTACGAGGGCGACGCCACCCTGCTCGCCGCCTTCTTCGTGGCCGGCTACGGCGCCGTCCTGACCGGAGCCGCCCGCCGCCTCACCGCGGGCGACCCCCCGGACGACGTGGCCGCCGACCACCGGGACGGCCTCGCCCGCCTCTTCGACGCGCTCGACCGGGGCCTCGGCCCCCGCTCCTGA
- a CDS encoding NADP-dependent oxidoreductase yields MKAACFRRFGGPEVLELVDLPDPHPGPGEVRIAVRAAGVNASDWKKRAGLMDRELPQTLGYEAAGVVDELGEGVRDAAVGDRVLGFCADGAAQAESAVLSSYAPVPPSLDLAVAAALPAAVETAVRALDRLGVGGGATLLVNGASGNVGSAAVQFAVARGARVIGTAGPANHAAVRAWGAEPLAYGDGLVERVRALAPGGVDLALDVAGSGVLPELVELAGGPGHVLTVADAAGAREHGVVFSRGDSGRALHALDGIGAMVAAGAFTPPPVRTFPLAAIADAHRAGEEGGTRGKIVLVVD; encoded by the coding sequence ATGAAGGCAGCCTGTTTCCGCCGCTTCGGCGGCCCCGAGGTCCTGGAGCTCGTGGACCTGCCCGACCCGCACCCGGGCCCCGGCGAGGTCCGGATCGCGGTGCGCGCGGCCGGGGTGAACGCGAGCGACTGGAAGAAGCGCGCGGGCCTGATGGACCGGGAACTGCCGCAGACCCTGGGGTACGAGGCCGCGGGCGTCGTCGACGAGCTCGGCGAGGGGGTGCGGGACGCGGCGGTCGGCGACCGTGTCCTCGGGTTCTGCGCGGACGGCGCGGCGCAGGCGGAGTCCGCGGTGCTGTCCTCCTACGCGCCGGTCCCGCCGTCGCTCGACCTCGCCGTCGCCGCCGCGCTCCCGGCCGCCGTCGAGACGGCGGTGCGCGCGCTCGACCGGCTCGGCGTCGGCGGCGGGGCCACCCTGCTGGTCAACGGCGCCTCCGGGAACGTGGGGAGCGCCGCGGTGCAGTTCGCCGTGGCGCGCGGCGCGCGGGTGATCGGGACCGCGGGGCCGGCGAACCACGCCGCCGTCCGCGCGTGGGGCGCCGAGCCGCTCGCGTACGGCGACGGCCTCGTCGAGCGGGTCCGCGCGCTGGCGCCCGGCGGCGTGGACCTGGCGCTCGACGTCGCCGGCAGCGGGGTCCTGCCCGAGCTCGTCGAACTGGCCGGCGGCCCCGGCCACGTCCTGACGGTGGCCGACGCCGCCGGCGCGCGGGAGCACGGGGTGGTCTTCAGCCGCGGCGACTCCGGCCGTGCGCTCCACGCGCTCGACGGCATCGGGGCGATGGTCGCGGCGGGCGCCTTCACGCCTCCGCCCGTGCGGACCTTTCCGCTGGCCGCGATCGCCGACGCGCACCGCGCGGGCGAGGAGGGCGGCACCCGCGGCAAGATCGTCCTCGTGGTCGACTGA